From Thermococcus sp.:
TAAGGGTTGGCAACATACTCGGTGAGGTTCCACCCAGTATTGACTTTGAGTACCACATTGCCAGGTACTCCAAAGCGGTCAGGGACTTCTTCATGAGGAACGCTGGCTTACCCAGGGTCGTCATCGTCTTGGGGCTTGAGAAGTTTATCTATCCCTTCCAGGACGATGCTACTTCCCTTGAACGCTATTTTGAAGTCATTGAGCGCCCGCTGATTGCACCGGAGAGCAAGCTCACGTTCCTCTTCCTCAACAAGGGTGTGGTGCGTAGGGAGGTTCTCAAGAGCCTAGAGGCTGATAAACAGCACGTCGTTGAGGTAACACCTGAGACTGCACTGATTAAAACCGAGGCCCCGTTTATCAGGCTCTCAGAGGGCATAACCGGTGATGGTCTTGCGGTCTTTGAGTATACCCCAACGATTCCTAAGGGTTCCACTCTTCTTGAGATACTTAGGACCGTGGACGGTGGGGTGGTCGCAGTTGATATCGTTGACATAGGGGTTACCTTCTGGAAGGTGGCTGGTATGGGTTCAGTGGAGCTTAAGAACCTATTCGACAACATGCGGGTAATAAAGATTGGAGGTAGGACCGAGTGGGGTGTTGTAATCCTAAAGCTTGACCCAAGGAGCGACCCAGCAGTGATAATTGAAAAAATCTCACGGAAGCTCGACCAATTTGAGGGCACGATATTGATGTTTGGAATCGAGCACCTTCCACGGATACACGGTGGTTCCCCGCGCGTGGTTCTGGGGATGTTTGACTATGTGTCCGCCTCTCTCTGACAGGAATAAGCGCATCATATGCTTCATCAACCGGGAACTGTCCGACCGGGGATTCTTGGCGCTTCTTGAGGATGCAGCCACATCGGTTGTGGATCTCTCATCTGGGACACTGACTCTAAAGAAGGTACTCAGAGGCCCCTCCACAGGAACCCCGGGCTCCTGAGCATTTTTCTCCTCTTGAGTACCCCGGGTATGTTGAGGACACTGACACGGTTCAGTATTTTTTCCCTGCTTTTCCTGCTCCTTCTCCCGCTGACGAGGACTACGGGGGTTCTCGCCCTTCCACCCTTCTCCCCATTAATCTTATATGAGAGTCTTCTCAGGATCTCTCCTTCCTTAAGAGCCCTGCCTTTGTTCTTCCCTGCGCGGTAGGCCTTGAGTGCCTCACCCAGCTTTCCAGAGTGCTCGGCCCAGTTGAGGACAAGTCTCTTAAGCTCGTTTCCCCTCCCGACCCACTCGGAGCTTCCAGTGTACCCTATCCAGTAGCCCGCTAGGAAAGCCTTCCTAACCGGATCCTCCTCCAGCTTCACTTCTTCAATCCGCGGCGGCTTTTTCATTCTCCTTCCTCCCCCACGACCTTAAGCCCGCGGGAGGAAAACCTGAGTGGGAGTATCCCCGTATCGTGTTTTGTCCTGCGCATCTTGAGAACCTGTATCCCTCGAACCATTCTCCCGGATGAGTCGTCCATAAAGTAGTGGAGCAGTATAACACCGTCCGCGAGGTAGTGTTCGTCGGTGTACTTGTCCATGTCCATCAGCTCAGTAACGAGGATGGCGGTTATGCCCATTTCCTCTATTGCCCTTATAAAATTCGCGAGCTGTGCCCTCTTTTCGGCAGGGTTTGTGTTGTGGAATTCTATCGCGCTGAGGGGGTCTATCACCAGGCGGTTTACCTTTTGAAATCCAGCCAGCTCTTTGATGCTCATCAGAACGCTTCCCCAGGTTGGGGGTTTTCCGGCTCCCTTCCAGAGCGTTTTTCCATAGTCGTGAAGAACTATCCTCCCAGACTTCACGTAGCTCCATATGGAAGGGTCAAAACGGGCAACGTCTTTAACCGCCTCGTTAGGGTCGTGGATGAGCGAGATGTAGGCGGTGTTCTCTCCCCTCCTCGCGCCTTCTAGGAGAAACTGCATTGCAAATGTTGTCTTCCCGCTTCCCGGGGGTCCCACAAGCAGGTAGGTCTTCCCTGCTAACAGACCGCCCTCGACGAGTTCGTCAAAGCCTATTATGCCCGTTGGCATCCGTTCAGGCAGCAGATCCATGCACCTCACCCCGGCACCGTATTAAGACTTCAACCAGCAGATATAAAAGGGTTTTCACGACGTAATGCTCCGGTGGAAACGGTGGATGAAGTGTACTTCCTCACCCCCAAGGACGCGAGGAGGTTAATCCTCTCCAAGGGGAGGGTGAAACTCAACTTAGACCTCAGGAAAACGAACAGGACATTTGAAATTCTCCTAAAAGGCGGGGAGTTCGTCTTTCCAGATGGGACTAGGGTTGAAATGGGAGTAATCGAGAGGATCGCAAGAGATGACGATACCGTTTACTTCGTCAAAAGCGGAGTTTATAAGGCGGCGATAGCTTGTGAAGGTTATTACAAGCTTGTCCCAACGATTCCACCGACGATAGAGATAAACGGCATAAGAATGCACAGGACGAAGGAAACCAACCCCCTCCAAGATACGAGGGACAAGGTGAACGCGGTGAAGCCTGGGGAGGGTGAGACTGTCCTTGACACCTGCATGGGGCTCGGTTACACTGCCATAGAGGCCTCAAAGCGGGGGGCGTACGTCATAACGATTGAGAAGGATCCCAACGTGATTGAACTCGCCAGGATAAATCCCTGGAGCAGGGAACTGTTCACCGGTGGGAGGATCCAGGTAGTTCAGGGAGATGCGTTCGATGTGGCGAAGCGCTTTAAGGACGAGAGCTTTGATGTCGTAATCCACGACCCACCACGCTTTTCTTTGGCCGGTCAGCTTTACTCGAAGGAGTTCTACCGCGAGCTGTTCAGGGTTTTGAAGCCGGGAGGGAGGCTCTTCCATTACGTAGGTAACCCTGGGAGAAAATACAGAAAAAAAGACCTCCCTCGGGGGGTAATGGAGCGCCTGAGAAGGGTCGGATTTGTGGACGTTAGAAAGGTGGAGGAAGCACTTGGAGTAGTCGCAGAAAAGCCAAAAAGGGGAAAGTAAAGTCAGTCCCCCCTGATTTCAGAATCTTCTCGGCGTCGAAGCCCTCCTTGTACTCCTTTAACTTCCTCTCAAAGAACTCGATGAAGAGCTTGTAGCGCTTGGAGCGGTGTCTCGGGCTTCCCCTCATGCTGTGACCGTGTGGGCCCTTCTTGAATATCGCGATGTAAGCTTCCTTGCCGAGGTCTTTTAGCACGTGGTAAAACATCAGACTCTGGTCGAGCGGACAGCGGTAGTCTTCAAGGCTATGGATGAGCAGGAGCGGCACCTTAACGTTCTTCGCGTAGAAGAGAGGGCTTAGCTTCCTGTAGTTCTCGTTCTCCAGCGGGTTCGGCCCGATGACTTCAACGTCGTACCAGAGGCCTACGTCGGAGAAGGCGTGGCTCGTCAGCCAGTAGCTTATTCCGTTCTCGCTTATTCCTGCCTTAAAAAGATCGCTCTGAGTTAAAGCCCAGTTCGTCATGAAACCGCCGTAGCTTATGCCCGTTATTCCAACGCGCTCCCTGTCGGCTTGCGGCTCAAGCTTAAAGAACTCCTTGATACCGTTCATAATATCCTGGAAGTCTTCCAGGCCCGTTCTCTCAAGGACTCTAAGCGCAAAGTCCTCGGTGTAGCCGTCGCTGCCGCGTGGGTTCACGAAAGCGACGTAGTAGCCCTTGCTTGCCATCAGCTGCATTTCGTACTTGAAGTAGTGGCCGTACATCCCCTTTGGTCCGCCGTGGGCGAAAACAATGACCGGTGCCTTCTCTTCTTCCTTCAGCTCGGGCTTGAGATACCAGCCGTCTATCTCAAGATCCCCTCTCTTGAACCTGAAGTGTCTTGGCTCGAAGGTTTTCAGCTTTGAGAATATCGGCCCGTTGTAGTCCGTTAGTTGCTTAAGCTTGCCGTCGTAGATATAAAGCTCTCTCAGCCTCGTCGCGGTATCAATGAGGGCTGCGACCTTTCCTTCGTGGGCGTCGAAGCCCATCACCCAGTGGTCACCGACTGTTATCGGTTTCACCTCGCCGTCCCAGAGGTAGAGGTTCACCCTTCCTGCATCCGCGAGCGTGAAGTAGGCCTTTCCGCCGTCGAGCCTAGCCTGCCCCGCGCTGAGTGGCCCTTCATAGACCGACTTGAGTCCCCCGTCCCAGATGTAGAGCCAGTCATGCTCGCTCATGAAACGCTTTTCTTTCTTCCCATGGAGGAGTAGGCTTTTCCCGTCGGAATCGACAGCCTCGAAGGAGACCCTTTCAAAGAGTTTCTTTTCTTCACCTTCATTCCACAGGAGAATATCCCAGAACTTGAAGAGAGCTGGCTTTGAGTCCTCCCGGTGCGGGATGTTCACAGCTATCGCATCGCCGTGCCAGATTCCACTGGAGAAGCGGGGCTTCTCGAACTCTTCGATTATCTCCTCACTCTCAGTGTCAAGCACCCAGAAAGTAGTTTTTTCACCGTCCAAGAATCCCATACCGTCGAACCAAGCTGGAATGTCGTCCTCAAAGACGAAGTCATCGTCGTCGCGTCTCTTGAAGCCGACCACCAAAAGTCGCCTTGAATCATCATTCCACTGGATGGAGCGGATGTTCTTGGCGGTCAAAACGCGCTTGGCACTGAGTGTCTGAAGGTCGGCGACCCATATCTCACTCGCCTTTTTCTCCTCGTTTGATCTCATAAAGGCAAGCTTCCGTCCATTTGGAGAAATCCTGGGCATTGATGCGTTATCAACGAAGCGCCTTGAACCGGTTTTAAGGTTTTCAATGACAATGGTGCTCTCGTACTTGTTGTCCTCCATGTTGGCCTTGGTCAAGGTATAAACAGCGAGGCTGCCGTTTATCCTTGGGTCGCCAAGGTAGGCAAATCTAGAAAATGTCTTCTCATCCCATTCGATATTGCTCATAACGGTATCACCTATCTATGAGAGAGGTTTAAAAGTATATAAGGCTAACCCCAGGCCAGGTGGGTTTATGAAAGAAGAATACGCGGTTGGAATCCTTCTCACGGTCGGAATCGCTATCTCACTGCTCTTTAGGACGTACTTAGGTATAGCCTTTGCCGCTGTGGTGATACCCCTCTACCTGACGTACATAGCCCGCGATCAGAACATTCTGGCAAAGTCCCGGCTCTACGATAGGGACCTCTTTCTTATGATAGGGATAACGGCAACCATCTTACTCGGCTTCAACCGCCTCTGGGCTCCGAGGGTGGGGCTTGTCGCCCTTGCCGTTGTCATACCCCTGTTGGCACTCTACGTGGATAGGTTAAAGGCTGGAAAGGAGGCTCAAAAGGTTTGAGAGTCTTCCCGTTCTCTTGTATTTAGTGAGCTCGCCTCTCAGCGATAAAAGGAAATCTTCATCCACCCCAAACTTCTTTCTTAACCTCTTTGAAATGATGTTGTCATTTAGGAAAAGCATGGCTATAGCAGAGGTCAGGTTCTTTGGCTTCCTCCAACCGGCCTTCTCGAAGTCTATTATATAAACATCCTCCCCGATTATTATGTGTTTTCCTCCTTGTATCTGCCCGTGGTCAAGGCCGAGCCTGTCAAGCAGGGCGGTTTTTTCGACTATCTTGAAGATGTGGCGTCTCTCAAGGTCTGCCTGTAGTATTATCTCCCCTTTGGCGAACTCCCTGATGATGTAATCGAGGTTTTCAAATCTCCCGTAGGCAAAGAGGGGCGGTGTTACTCCAAAGGGTTCAATCACCCTTACTAGCTCCGCCTCCCGCTTGAAATTCTGCCTCGGCGAATCAGGTCTCTGCAGCTTGATAACGACCCGCTTTCCGTCCATTTCGCCCAAAAAAACCAGTCCCGTGGTTCCCTTTGAGTAGGGTTTAACCTCGGTGATTCCGAGGGATTTGAGGTGAGAAAGAAAATCCTCGAGGAGCGAACCGCTTATGATGTGATCGAACATGTCCCTCGATAGACTTAAATACCTGCGGGATAAAATACTTTTGGTGATAACCATGGTGACGGCTTTTATTCTGATGGTTACGGCCGCTGGAAAGGAAAGGGAAGTTATGGAAAAGCTTCTTGCCATGCCTGAGGTTAAGGAGGCCTACGTGGTCTATGGGGAATACGACCTCGTCGTCAAGATCGAAACCGACACGCTGAAGGGCCTTGACCAGTTCATAACCGAGAAGATAAGGAAAATGTCTGAGATCCAGATGACCTCGACGATGATAGCCATCTGAGACTCTTGTTCTTCTCTTGTCATTCTTCCGTTGGTTATTTAAAGAAAAGAGTTACTCACTTGTTCATCATGAGCCTTATTCTTTCCGCCGCGTCCTTTGCCTTGTCTGAGATATTGCTGAGTGTTCTCGCCACGTTGAGAATGTAAAGACCGTCGCCCCAGCTCAGACTGCCCTCCATCTCGAAGACCTTTTGCATAAGCTTGGTGTCGAGGCCGTCTATTTTGCTCTCAACGCTCTCTATCTCATGGATTATTCCGTACTCCTCCGCTATCTCCTTCTCTGCAAAGCCGCTCTCTATGACCCTGTCCATCTGGACTATCGCCTTGTGAACTAGCTTCGCCGCCTTTATGCTCTCCACCCCCATCTGGATTATGGGGGCCTTCAACTCGTCCGGAACCGCACCGGGCTTCTTCACGAGGAGCCACTTCGCTGTGTCTTCTGCGGCATCGGCCACCTTGTCCTGCATGTGGAGGTAGATAAGAACGTCCTCGCGAGAGACCGCCATCATGAGCTTCGAGTTTAGTGAGTCTCTTATCCCCTCCTTTATTCTGTCTGCGACGTCCTCAAGGCGGTCCACCTCAACAGCCAGATCCCTCATCTCCTCGTAATTTCCGTTGTACCAGGCGTTAATTGCCTTTTCAAGGGTTTCAACCGTTTCCAGAACGGCCTCGGAGTGTTTTATCAGAGGTTTAAACGGGCTTTTTGCAAAGAGTTTCATCCAGACCTGCATGCTATCACCCCACCAACAGGAAGACCTTGAATATGACCGCGCTTATCGCGGCGGCAACCGGAACGGTAACGAACCACGAGATGATTATATCCTTCAGTATTGAAGTGTTTATCGCCTTGACGCCCCTGGCCAGCCCAACGCCGACGACGGCGCCGACGACAACGTGAGTTGTGGAGATTGGCATTCCGAGCCAACTGGCTACGAGAATAACCGTAGCGGCCGAGAAGTCTATTGAAAAGCCTCTCGTGTTCGTCAGCTCTGTTATCCTCTTCCCCACGGTTTCCATGACCTTGTAACCGTAGGTGAATATCCCAATCGCAATGCCAAGGCCCCCGAGGGCCAGTATCCACCTTGGAACCGGAACCTCCATGCCTTTTAAACCCATCGATAGGACAGCGTATGCGGCCGCTATCGGTCCGACGGCATTGGCGACATCGTTGGAGCCGTGGGCGAGGGCAACATAGGCCGACGTAACAACTTGCACTTTTCTGAATATCCTCTCGACGCCGAGGTAAGGGTCCTTCGGCCTGAAGCGGACCTTTATGAGCGCGTAGCTGAGGATGAAAATCGCGAAACCCACGGGAATTCCGTAAAAAACCATCCCTTTAAGCAGGTTGGAACCGTGGAGAACTTTGATATAGAACATCGTTCCGATAACGACGAACGCCAGCCCGGTCCAGAAAGGCGCCCAGCGCCTGGCACTTCCGAGCGGGTCCTCTCGGGCCAGTATGCTCCGCTTCACCGCCAGAAACACGAAGAACGCAACGATCGCGCCGAGTATTGGGGAGAGTATCCAACTGAGGACAACCTGTCCTAACTTCCACCAGTCCACTATGGCCGTTCCTGCATAGACGAGGCCGTAGCCAACGACACCACCGATTATCGAATGGGTTGTTGAAACTGGCAGTCCGTTGTAAGTCGCGAAGATGAGCCATATACTTGCCGCAAGGAGTGCCGCAAGAGAGCCGTAGACGATGACCATGGGATTGTGTATCATGTTGATGTCGAGTATTCCCTTCCTTATTGTCTCGGTAACGCTCTTGCCAAAGAAGTACGCCCCAATGAAGTTCATCAGACCGGCTATGACCGCGGCCTGCTTGGGAGTTATGGCCTTCGCACCCACCGCAGTTCCCATCGAGTTCGCGACATCATTGGCACCAATGTTCCATGCCATCCAGAAACCAAGGGCTATCGTTATCAGCAACCATGCGTCCATCGTGTTCACCGGAACTGGTAACGAAAAATCTATAAATATCTTGCCGCAGTAGAATATAGTTTGATTGACATCTCTATATAGCACTATAGAAAATATTGGGAGAAGTCAAGGCTGAACCTTCATCGGCTTCACTGAGATGGTTCCGTTGGCCTCCATCGTTAGTCTGACGTAGTGGTAGAAGCCGCCCTGATCAGGTGGAGCGTAGAGCGGTGCACCGCCGCCACCGGTTATGAGCATCTGGACACCGTCCTCCTCGCCGTACCAGTATATGTGGATGTGGCTGAAAATTCCAAAGGCGTTGTACGCCTTCATCATGGTCAGGAGCCTCTTCCCATCCTTTGGATTCATGGAGTGGTGGCCGTTGGACCGTGGGTCTACCGGCGGGGCGTGGAGAACTAGGACCGGTCTCTGGCCGCTCTCATTAGCGAGCTTCATCTGCCCGTCAATCCATTTGAACGTCTCGTTGTTGAGTCCGTAGTTGTCCTCGACGTCGTTAATGATGATGTAACGGTACCCCCCGAGGCTGAAGGCGTAGTTGCTTGGGCCAAAGATGCGGTGGAATATGCTTATCCCGTCACCCTGGTACTCGTGGTTGCCGGGGGCGACGAATATCGGCTTGTTCCACTTCCAGACCTTGAGAAGGGCCGCCCACTGTTCAACGGTTCCCGAGTAAACGAGGTCACCGCCGTCTATGATGAAGGCGCCCTTATCCTCGTTGATGTCGTTGCGTATCTTCAGGA
This genomic window contains:
- a CDS encoding DUF257 family protein, coding for MLEFLLDAIRPGETALIEYDPLSSPELAFREIVERYSSLGYPILVVDILDTLHLFMEHLRVRGFSIPLDAFSVVKEGGRVRVGNILGEVPPSIDFEYHIARYSKAVRDFFMRNAGLPRVVIVLGLEKFIYPFQDDATSLERYFEVIERPLIAPESKLTFLFLNKGVVRREVLKSLEADKQHVVEVTPETALIKTEAPFIRLSEGITGDGLAVFEYTPTIPKGSTLLEILRTVDGGVVAVDIVDIGVTFWKVAGMGSVELKNLFDNMRVIKIGGRTEWGVVILKLDPRSDPAVIIEKISRKLDQFEGTILMFGIEHLPRIHGGSPRVVLGMFDYVSASL
- a CDS encoding RAD55 family ATPase, yielding MDLLPERMPTGIIGFDELVEGGLLAGKTYLLVGPPGSGKTTFAMQFLLEGARRGENTAYISLIHDPNEAVKDVARFDPSIWSYVKSGRIVLHDYGKTLWKGAGKPPTWGSVLMSIKELAGFQKVNRLVIDPLSAIEFHNTNPAEKRAQLANFIRAIEEMGITAILVTELMDMDKYTDEHYLADGVILLHYFMDDSSGRMVRGIQVLKMRRTKHDTGILPLRFSSRGLKVVGEEGE
- a CDS encoding methyltransferase domain-containing protein — encoded protein: MDEVYFLTPKDARRLILSKGRVKLNLDLRKTNRTFEILLKGGEFVFPDGTRVEMGVIERIARDDDTVYFVKSGVYKAAIACEGYYKLVPTIPPTIEINGIRMHRTKETNPLQDTRDKVNAVKPGEGETVLDTCMGLGYTAIEASKRGAYVITIEKDPNVIELARINPWSRELFTGGRIQVVQGDAFDVAKRFKDESFDVVIHDPPRFSLAGQLYSKEFYRELFRVLKPGGRLFHYVGNPGRKYRKKDLPRGVMERLRRVGFVDVRKVEEALGVVAEKPKRGK
- a CDS encoding S9 family peptidase, yielding MSNIEWDEKTFSRFAYLGDPRINGSLAVYTLTKANMEDNKYESTIVIENLKTGSRRFVDNASMPRISPNGRKLAFMRSNEEKKASEIWVADLQTLSAKRVLTAKNIRSIQWNDDSRRLLVVGFKRRDDDDFVFEDDIPAWFDGMGFLDGEKTTFWVLDTESEEIIEEFEKPRFSSGIWHGDAIAVNIPHREDSKPALFKFWDILLWNEGEEKKLFERVSFEAVDSDGKSLLLHGKKEKRFMSEHDWLYIWDGGLKSVYEGPLSAGQARLDGGKAYFTLADAGRVNLYLWDGEVKPITVGDHWVMGFDAHEGKVAALIDTATRLRELYIYDGKLKQLTDYNGPIFSKLKTFEPRHFRFKRGDLEIDGWYLKPELKEEEKAPVIVFAHGGPKGMYGHYFKYEMQLMASKGYYVAFVNPRGSDGYTEDFALRVLERTGLEDFQDIMNGIKEFFKLEPQADRERVGITGISYGGFMTNWALTQSDLFKAGISENGISYWLTSHAFSDVGLWYDVEVIGPNPLENENYRKLSPLFYAKNVKVPLLLIHSLEDYRCPLDQSLMFYHVLKDLGKEAYIAIFKKGPHGHSMRGSPRHRSKRYKLFIEFFERKLKEYKEGFDAEKILKSGGTDFTFPFLAFLRLLQVLPPPF
- a CDS encoding serine/threonine protein kinase gives rise to the protein MFDHIISGSLLEDFLSHLKSLGITEVKPYSKGTTGLVFLGEMDGKRVVIKLQRPDSPRQNFKREAELVRVIEPFGVTPPLFAYGRFENLDYIIREFAKGEIILQADLERRHIFKIVEKTALLDRLGLDHGQIQGGKHIIIGEDVYIIDFEKAGWRKPKNLTSAIAMLFLNDNIISKRLRKKFGVDEDFLLSLRGELTKYKRTGRLSNLLSLLSSL
- a CDS encoding Lrp/AsnC ligand binding domain-containing protein — its product is MVTAFILMVTAAGKEREVMEKLLAMPEVKEAYVVYGEYDLVVKIETDTLKGLDQFITEKIRKMSEIQMTSTMIAI
- a CDS encoding TIGR00153 family protein, translating into MQVWMKLFAKSPFKPLIKHSEAVLETVETLEKAINAWYNGNYEEMRDLAVEVDRLEDVADRIKEGIRDSLNSKLMMAVSREDVLIYLHMQDKVADAAEDTAKWLLVKKPGAVPDELKAPIIQMGVESIKAAKLVHKAIVQMDRVIESGFAEKEIAEEYGIIHEIESVESKIDGLDTKLMQKVFEMEGSLSWGDGLYILNVARTLSNISDKAKDAAERIRLMMNK
- a CDS encoding inorganic phosphate transporter, producing MDAWLLITIALGFWMAWNIGANDVANSMGTAVGAKAITPKQAAVIAGLMNFIGAYFFGKSVTETIRKGILDINMIHNPMVIVYGSLAALLAASIWLIFATYNGLPVSTTHSIIGGVVGYGLVYAGTAIVDWWKLGQVVLSWILSPILGAIVAFFVFLAVKRSILAREDPLGSARRWAPFWTGLAFVVIGTMFYIKVLHGSNLLKGMVFYGIPVGFAIFILSYALIKVRFRPKDPYLGVERIFRKVQVVTSAYVALAHGSNDVANAVGPIAAAYAVLSMGLKGMEVPVPRWILALGGLGIAIGIFTYGYKVMETVGKRITELTNTRGFSIDFSAATVILVASWLGMPISTTHVVVGAVVGVGLARGVKAINTSILKDIIISWFVTVPVAAAISAVIFKVFLLVG
- a CDS encoding metallophosphoesterase translates to MKQLKFMILPSNARVVGNTTVEFTTDKTSFSLVAKNVSNYTVLAFGDHRPPSGVKPPGVFLKIRNDINEDKGAFIIDGGDLVYSGTVEQWAALLKVWKWNKPIFVAPGNHEYQGDGISIFHRIFGPSNYAFSLGGYRYIIINDVEDNYGLNNETFKWIDGQMKLANESGQRPVLVLHAPPVDPRSNGHHSMNPKDGKRLLTMMKAYNAFGIFSHIHIYWYGEEDGVQMLITGGGGAPLYAPPDQGGFYHYVRLTMEANGTISVKPMKVQP